The Romeriopsis navalis LEGE 11480 genome contains a region encoding:
- a CDS encoding MFS transporter, which translates to MKVLPLTFRTKLAYGLGELGTVIPVSIAVFFLLYFLTDVAGLNPALAGAVLLVGRGWDAINDPLIGWLSDRTHSAWGRRYPWMIYGAVPLALGCTLQWIVPPISSQWGLFAYYTLLSLLVYAAFSAVQLPFAALAAELAQDYDQRTQLMGIKAGFNIVGSVVGLVLAQVVFASIADVPQRYVTIGWLSSLAVLLGIGLCVWGTYSRYWAVQSPTPVVHRSFWTEVPSLWHNSAFRWLMGLNLCSLMGIQVTAAMLPYFVSHWMRLPAQHFTQMAIVVQVSAVLTMPLWMKVAQQTSKRIVYFCGAPLAFVALAAMSWVQPGQLWLMYGFGVMIGVGLSTFYLVPLAMLPDVIAIDAIQTGQRREGLFFSFLVFFQKVSLAIALFIVGRLLDRTGFIGGETLQVQPVEALWAIRLMMGLFPALLILGGLYCAYRYPITRQQLQIIRADSHSAT; encoded by the coding sequence ATGAAAGTTTTACCCCTGACATTTAGGACTAAGCTCGCCTATGGGCTGGGAGAACTCGGGACGGTGATTCCGGTGAGTATCGCTGTTTTCTTCCTTCTGTATTTTTTAACGGATGTCGCTGGCTTAAATCCTGCCTTAGCCGGAGCTGTGTTACTTGTCGGACGAGGGTGGGATGCGATTAACGATCCATTGATTGGTTGGCTCAGCGATCGGACTCACTCGGCTTGGGGACGTCGCTATCCTTGGATGATTTATGGCGCAGTGCCCTTGGCTTTAGGTTGTACGTTGCAGTGGATTGTGCCACCGATCAGCAGTCAGTGGGGACTGTTTGCTTACTATACGCTGCTGTCGTTATTGGTCTATGCGGCATTTTCGGCTGTGCAACTCCCCTTTGCGGCTTTAGCTGCGGAACTGGCCCAGGATTATGATCAGCGGACGCAGCTGATGGGGATCAAAGCGGGCTTCAACATTGTTGGTAGTGTCGTCGGTTTAGTATTAGCCCAAGTTGTGTTTGCCTCCATTGCAGATGTGCCACAGCGGTACGTGACGATCGGTTGGCTGAGTAGCTTGGCCGTGTTGCTTGGCATTGGCCTCTGTGTCTGGGGGACGTATTCTCGCTATTGGGCTGTACAGTCACCGACGCCGGTCGTCCACCGATCGTTCTGGACGGAAGTGCCGTCGTTGTGGCATAACTCGGCATTTCGCTGGCTGATGGGGCTGAATTTATGCTCTTTGATGGGAATACAGGTGACGGCAGCTATGTTGCCCTATTTCGTCAGTCATTGGATGCGATTGCCAGCGCAGCACTTTACACAAATGGCGATCGTGGTGCAGGTGAGTGCGGTATTGACGATGCCGTTATGGATGAAGGTGGCCCAGCAAACGAGTAAACGCATCGTCTATTTTTGCGGTGCGCCATTGGCTTTCGTGGCACTAGCGGCGATGAGTTGGGTGCAGCCAGGACAGCTTTGGTTGATGTATGGTTTCGGTGTGATGATTGGTGTGGGGCTGTCAACATTCTATTTGGTGCCGTTAGCGATGCTGCCCGATGTGATCGCGATTGATGCAATTCAAACGGGACAGCGGCGTGAAGGTTTATTTTTTAGCTTTTTGGTCTTTTTCCAAAAGGTCAGTCTGGCGATTGCCCTGTTTATTGTGGGTCGATTGCTCGATCGGACGGGCTTTATTGGTGGTGAGACGCTACAAGTGCAGCCCGTCGAGGCACTGTGGGCGATTCGACTGATGATGGGGCTATTTCCGGCGTTGTTAATACTGGGTGGGTTATATTGCGCATATCGTTACCCGATTACGCGGCAACAGCTGCAAATAATCCGAGCTGATTCGCATTCAGCGACCTGA
- a CDS encoding ShlB/FhaC/HecB family hemolysin secretion/activation protein, translating into MTGKAILPLKSVLLSVGLIYILTPTITSAQSSYDTAFRLATKLRDRQINPQPPALLPENSDQGLIKPDSKDTLPTPENTEVMPSESIPATVRVERFEFIGNTKFSQAELTAVTTPYMGKDLSFAELLNVRSRITQFYVDQGYVTTAALIPPQTMDKGVVKIRIVEGKLTEIAVKGNSRLRDTYIRKRIKLGVETPLNVPKLLTSLQQLRLNPRITNIAADLQAGIRPGTNRLVVEVSEADTFTTQFSLDNGRSPSVGSFRRKVQITENNLLGIGDSLSAGYTNTDGSNGIDLSYTLPINAREGTLSLSYGGTRSNIIERPFSVLDILARSRYYELSLRQPISQTPTQETGLGVSFSRQESQTELGLDQIGPFALSPGADTAGRTRISALRFFQDYTQRNETHVLALRSQFSFGLDWFGANVSGRNGVNDNGPDSRFFTWRGQGQWLKQFASNAQLLVKGDVQLAGSDLVPLEQFGLGGQLTVRGYRQDALLTDSGLLLSIEGRLPILQNRRSGGLLQVTPFLDLGTGWNISGNNPTTSTLVGAGVGLLWRQGTFSARLDWGLPLVKLDGEKRSLQEQGIYFSVNYAPF; encoded by the coding sequence ATGACTGGCAAGGCAATTCTACCGCTGAAATCAGTGCTGCTGAGTGTTGGATTAATCTACATCCTTACCCCCACCATTACCAGCGCCCAGTCGAGCTATGATACGGCGTTTCGACTTGCCACAAAGCTCCGCGATCGACAAATCAATCCCCAACCACCAGCCCTATTACCAGAAAATTCCGATCAAGGATTAATTAAGCCAGATTCAAAAGATACATTGCCAACACCAGAAAATACGGAGGTTATGCCGTCAGAATCCATCCCAGCAACCGTCCGAGTTGAGCGATTTGAATTTATTGGCAATACGAAATTCTCCCAGGCAGAGCTGACCGCCGTAACTACTCCCTACATGGGCAAAGACCTCTCCTTTGCCGAATTACTCAATGTGCGATCGCGCATCACCCAGTTTTACGTCGATCAGGGCTACGTCACAACAGCAGCCCTGATTCCCCCTCAGACCATGGACAAGGGCGTCGTCAAAATTCGGATTGTGGAGGGAAAACTCACAGAAATCGCAGTGAAGGGCAATTCTCGTTTGCGCGATACATATATCCGCAAACGGATTAAGTTAGGTGTAGAAACACCACTCAATGTCCCCAAATTGCTCACCAGCCTACAACAACTCCGCCTCAATCCTCGGATTACGAATATTGCAGCGGATCTCCAAGCCGGAATTCGCCCTGGGACCAATCGCTTGGTGGTAGAAGTTTCCGAAGCCGATACCTTCACCACACAATTCAGTCTCGACAATGGCCGATCGCCCAGTGTGGGGAGCTTTCGACGTAAAGTGCAAATCACCGAGAATAACTTGCTCGGGATCGGCGATAGCCTCAGTGCCGGTTATACCAATACCGACGGCAGTAACGGCATTGATTTAAGCTATACATTACCGATTAATGCCCGCGAGGGCACATTGAGCTTGAGCTATGGTGGCACCCGCAGCAATATCATCGAGCGGCCATTTAGCGTATTGGATATTCTGGCGCGATCGCGCTACTACGAACTGAGTCTACGGCAACCCATTAGTCAGACGCCAACCCAAGAAACTGGATTAGGAGTATCCTTTTCTCGGCAAGAGAGCCAGACTGAACTCGGTCTCGATCAAATTGGGCCATTTGCGCTTTCTCCTGGGGCCGATACTGCGGGTCGAACTCGCATCTCGGCGCTACGCTTTTTCCAAGACTATACGCAGCGGAATGAAACCCATGTGCTGGCCCTGCGATCACAGTTTAGTTTTGGGCTCGATTGGTTTGGCGCGAACGTATCTGGCCGAAACGGTGTCAACGACAATGGCCCGGATAGTCGCTTCTTTACTTGGCGCGGACAGGGACAATGGCTGAAGCAATTTGCATCGAATGCACAGCTATTAGTGAAAGGCGATGTACAGCTCGCCGGTAGTGATTTAGTGCCACTTGAGCAGTTTGGTTTGGGTGGACAGTTGACAGTGCGAGGATATCGCCAGGATGCACTACTGACGGATTCAGGATTGCTATTGTCGATCGAAGGACGTTTGCCAATTTTGCAAAACCGACGATCGGGGGGATTATTGCAAGTCACGCCATTCTTAGATTTGGGGACAGGCTGGAACATCTCAGGGAATAACCCAACAACCAGTACATTAGTTGGTGCTGGCGTCGGTTTACTTTGGCGACAGGGAACGTTCTCTGCTCGCCTCGATTGGGGGCTCCCGCTCGTGAAGCTCGATGGAGAGAAACGCAGTTTGCAGGAGCAGGGGATCTATTTTTCGGTGAACTATGCACCGTTTTAG
- the bioB gene encoding biotin synthase BioB — MTVATVGVSLDKIRQIYSQSLPDLMFEAQRIHRENHDPKAVQLCTLGNIKMGGCAEDCGYCSQSAHHDASIQPEPLMQIDQVMREAKAAKASGSTRFCMGAAWREVRDGQQFDRVLEMVREVASLDMEVCCTLGMLKPHQAEQLKAAGLTAYNHNLDTSPSHYAKVISTRTYRDRLDTIQAVGDAGISVCCGGIVGLGETEDDRLEMLQVLTGLDPQPESIPINRLIPIEGTPLEDAPAVDPLEIVRMIATTRIVFPKAMVRLSAGRTEMSDELQAMCFLAGANSIFTGDVLLTAANPSRSHDAQLLDKLGMVAKPL, encoded by the coding sequence ATGACTGTTGCAACTGTTGGTGTCAGCTTAGATAAGATTCGTCAGATTTATTCCCAGTCGCTGCCAGATCTCATGTTTGAGGCTCAGCGCATTCATCGGGAAAATCATGACCCCAAGGCCGTCCAGCTTTGCACCCTTGGCAACATCAAAATGGGCGGTTGTGCCGAGGACTGTGGCTATTGTTCCCAGAGTGCGCACCACGATGCCTCAATCCAGCCAGAACCGCTGATGCAGATTGATCAGGTGATGCGCGAAGCCAAGGCGGCGAAAGCCTCTGGTTCGACCCGTTTTTGCATGGGGGCCGCTTGGCGGGAAGTCCGTGATGGTCAGCAGTTCGATCGTGTGCTGGAAATGGTCCGTGAAGTGGCGAGCCTTGATATGGAGGTTTGCTGCACCTTAGGGATGCTAAAGCCGCACCAAGCGGAGCAGCTGAAGGCTGCGGGACTCACGGCCTATAACCATAATCTCGACACCTCCCCGAGCCATTATGCCAAGGTGATTTCTACCCGGACGTACCGCGATCGGCTTGATACGATTCAAGCGGTGGGTGATGCGGGTATTTCTGTGTGTTGTGGTGGCATTGTTGGCCTGGGTGAAACTGAGGACGATCGGTTGGAAATGTTGCAGGTCCTCACTGGTTTGGACCCACAACCCGAATCGATTCCGATTAACCGGTTGATTCCAATCGAAGGAACGCCGCTCGAGGATGCTCCGGCTGTTGATCCCTTGGAGATTGTACGGATGATCGCGACGACGCGGATTGTCTTCCCGAAAGCGATGGTGCGTCTCTCGGCGGGTCGGACCGAAATGAGTGATGAGCTGCAAGCGATGTGCTTCCTGGCGGGGGCGAATTCGATCTTTACGGGTGATGTTTTGCTGACGGCGGCAAATCCCAGTCGATCGCATGATGCCCAACTGCTCGATAAGCTTGGCATGGTCGCAAAGCCGCTATAA
- the lspA gene encoding signal peptidase II — translation MRNRLFWIAASAGVALDRATKLWILTAFPLQDPPATLPVIRDIFHFTYVVNTGAAFSSFQGQGGGWLRWLSLIVSVGLAALAIWNPRLPRWEQLGYGLILSGALGNGIDRFAFGHVIDFLDARLINFPIFNIADVMINLGLICLFVGLWRSPSTPTAR, via the coding sequence ATGCGTAACCGCTTGTTCTGGATTGCTGCTTCGGCGGGGGTTGCCCTCGATCGAGCCACAAAGCTTTGGATTTTAACAGCTTTCCCACTGCAGGATCCACCAGCAACATTGCCGGTGATTCGCGATATTTTTCACTTTACCTATGTGGTAAATACGGGAGCAGCATTTAGTTCATTTCAAGGGCAGGGGGGCGGCTGGCTCCGATGGCTCTCGTTGATTGTCAGCGTCGGCTTGGCCGCATTAGCCATTTGGAATCCTCGCTTACCGCGTTGGGAGCAGTTGGGCTATGGCCTGATTTTGAGCGGGGCTTTAGGCAACGGCATCGATCGCTTCGCCTTTGGCCATGTGATTGATTTCCTTGATGCCCGGCTGATTAATTTCCCGATTTTCAATATCGCGGATGTGATGATTAATCTTGGCTTGATTTGTCTGTTTGTAGGACTTTGGCGATCGCCCAGCACACCCACTGCACGTTAG
- a CDS encoding biotin transporter BioY yields the protein MFSFFIDRLSGLPRFIVVTLTELMWALTGLLLTIGGNFVQAAMLGIGLGQIPTYLLGVSYQIGAVLLIGCLAGRNAAVISQIAYLVLGLAGFQIFSQGGGIGYLGQPTFGYLLGFVPGAWLCGYLAFRAVPKLEWLVCCCMAGLVAIHATGITYLSVMHGLRLVPKDSLGLFAEIGIYSLQQLPGQIGVVCAVTVVAFLFRRAMFY from the coding sequence ATGTTTTCATTTTTCATTGACCGACTAAGTGGGCTGCCGAGATTTATTGTGGTGACGTTGACTGAGCTAATGTGGGCGCTAACCGGATTGCTGCTGACGATCGGCGGTAATTTTGTGCAGGCAGCGATGTTAGGCATTGGCTTGGGCCAGATTCCCACCTACTTACTCGGCGTCAGTTATCAGATTGGGGCGGTGTTGCTAATTGGCTGCTTAGCCGGGCGCAATGCCGCGGTAATCTCCCAGATTGCTTATTTAGTCTTAGGCTTAGCCGGATTCCAGATTTTTTCCCAAGGTGGTGGCATTGGGTACCTCGGACAGCCGACCTTTGGCTACCTATTGGGCTTTGTGCCAGGCGCATGGCTTTGTGGCTATTTGGCATTTCGGGCCGTGCCAAAGCTAGAATGGCTGGTGTGTTGCTGTATGGCCGGACTCGTCGCCATTCATGCCACGGGCATTACCTATTTGTCGGTAATGCATGGCCTACGATTAGTCCCCAAGGATTCGTTAGGGCTCTTTGCGGAAATCGGCATCTATTCGTTGCAGCAGTTGCCTGGACAGATTGGGGTCGTTTGTGCGGTGACGGTGGTCGCATTTCTGTTTCGGCGGGCGATGTTTTATTGA